One segment of Solanum stenotomum isolate F172 chromosome 1, ASM1918654v1, whole genome shotgun sequence DNA contains the following:
- the LOC125874901 gene encoding CASP-like protein 1E2 encodes METESYTNGGGVAKEIGIANKQTIRGNDFVLRFLAFVLTLVAAIVLGVSKQNELVPVQLVPTLPPINVPASAKWSHMSAFVYFVIVNAIACAYAVISLVLSLANRGKAKCLSLTIILFDLIMMALLYSSVGAAAAVGLIGYKGNTHVRWNKVCDMFGKFCGQVATAVAISLVGSILFLLLVLFAMLNLHKNSRH; translated from the exons atggAGACAGAAAGTTATACAAATGGAGGAGGTGTTGCAAAAGAAATTGGGATTGCTAATAAGCAAACCATAAGAGGGAATGATTTTGTCTTGAGATTTTTGGCATTTGTACTAACACTTGTGGCTGCCATTGTGCTTGGAGTTAGCAAACAAAATGAGCTTGTGCCTGTCCAATTGGTACCAACTTTGCCGCCTATCAATGTTCCGGCTTCCGCTAAGTGGAGTCACATGTCCGCCTTTGT gtactttgtgattgtgaatgCAATTGCATGTGCATATGCAGTTATCTCCTTAGTCCTTTCGTTGGCAAATAGAGGAAAAGCGAAATGCCTCTCTCTAACAATCATTCTCTTCGACCTCATCATGATGGCTCTTCTCTACTCCAGTGTCGGAGCGGCCGCAGCTGTCGGCCTCATTGGATACAAAGGGAACACCCACGTCCGGTGGAACAAGGTGTGCGACATGTTTGGTAAATTTTGTGGACAAGTCGCGACGGCAGTTGCCATTTCACTTGTTGGTTCtatattgtttttgttgttggtgttgtttGCTATGTTGAACCTCCATAAGAACAGTCGTCATTAG
- the LOC125874882 gene encoding uncharacterized protein LOC125874882, producing MKKSVEMWQEMMMKEEAEEEEIERLFMGVMGGYKDAFMPPLTDFSTINEMGSSSSNGNKRHKKEAPLADDTMHKERNRRGKMAELYSLLQSLVPTISHIHKATREKIVAESTDYIKCLEEEILRLKKSLVVYKPAFSQCRNRVSSVNATVSKGLAFFGIQFQLTQGLMTNIFSVLDKHQAEVLAANISVSDHQLTTLTVTVMIGNNESNIVETIRRELLLF from the exons ATGAAAAAGAGTGTAGAAATGTGGCAAGAGATGATGATGAAGGAAGAAGCAGAAGAGGAAGAAATTGAGAGATTATTTATGGGTGTTATGGGAGGATATAAAGATGCTTTCATGCCGCCATTGACagatttttccaccattaatgagatgggttcaagttcatcaaatggGAATAAGAGGCACAAAAAAGAAGCTCCTCTTGCTGATGATACTATGCACAAGGAACGTAACAGAAGAGGGAAAATGGCTGAGTTGTACTCTCTGCTTCAATCCTTAGTCCCAACTATCTCCCACATACATAAG GCGACGAGAGAGAAGATTGTGGCGGAATCTACAGATTACATCAAATGTCTTGAGGAAGAAATATTGAGGTTGAAAAAGTCATTAGTGGTGTACAAACCAGCTTTTTCTCAATGCAGAAACAGGGTTTCTTCTGTTAATGCTACTGTCTCGAAAGGATTAGCATTTTTCGGGATCCAATTTCAGCTCACACAAGGACTGATGACTAACATCTTCTCGGTTCTTGACAAGCATCAGGCTGAGGTTTTGGCTGCTAATATCTCTGTAAGTGACCATCAGCTAACAACTTTGACAGTCACAGTAATGATAGGAAATAATGAAAGTAATATCGTAGAGACTATTCGGAGAGAATTGCTTCTTTTTTAG
- the LOC125854318 gene encoding UDP-glucosyltransferase 29-like, whose protein sequence is MEDTNPTTLKVLMVPWLAHGHVIPYLELAKKLSKTNLFFIYFCSTPIILNSINQENLPKNIQLIEFPLPSSPQLPSHQHTTNGLPKNLLSTLIQTFGEAGSTFAKILDSLSPDLLIFDGFQPWAPELASSRKIPAIDFLIIGSASVSFFYHHYLYAGKRDFPFSGIFLKDYEAKQLQLTAEMNISIGPNVAFNGLEKSHEIILINTCNEIEGKYVDYLSTLSNKKVVPVGPLIREMETTRENEENSKIIQWLDKKDESSCVYVSFGSEYFLSKEEIEEIAHSLELSELNFIWVLRFPLGEEDNIENALPKGFLDRVEGKGVIVEKWAPQARILEHPSVGGFLCHCGWNSILESLHFGVPLITMPMHFDQHTHSRMTVELGTAMEVVRDDQNGKLNKEETAKVIRNVVMEKNGGENVKAKVKELRKKIREKGEEEFDQVVNKLLHLSTKNKQ, encoded by the coding sequence ATGGAAGACACTAATCCTACAACTTTGAAAGTTCTAATGGTTCCATGGTTAGCTCATGGCCATGTAATCCCTTATTTAGAACTGGCCAAGAAACTCTCCAAAACCAATCTTTTCTTCATATACTTTTGTTCAACACCTATCATTCTCAATTCCATCAATCAAGAAAATCTACCAAAAAACATCCAACTAATAGAATTCCCTTTACCATCATCACCACAACTTCCCAGCCACCAACACACCACCAATGGCCTACCGAAAAACCTCCTTTCAACGTTGATCCAAACTTTTGGAGAAGCTGGTTCTACCTTTGCcaagattcttgattctctctCTCCTGATTTGCTTATTTTTGATGGGTTTCAACCATGGGCACCAGAGCTTGCTTCTTCAAGAAAAATTCCTGCCATTGATTTCCTTATCATTGGttctgcttccgtatctttctTCTATCACCATTATCTGTATGCTGGCAAAAGAGACTTTCCATTCTCAGGAAttttcctcaaggattatgaggCAAAGCAACTCCAACTCACCGCGGAAATGAACATTTCCATAGGACCTAATGTTGCTTTCAATGGGCTGGAAAAATCCCATGAGATCATTTTGATCAACACTTGTAATGAAATAGAGGGTAAGTATGTTGATTATCTCTCGACTCTAAGCAATAAAAAAGTCGTACCGGTAGGTCCACTTATTCGTGAAATGGAAACAACTAGAGAGAATGAAGAGAACTCCAAGATTATCCAATGGCTAGACAAGAAGGATGAGTCCTCTTGTGTTTATGTTTCGTTTGGAAGTGAATATTTCTTGTCCAAAGAGGAAATCGAAGAAATAGCTCATAGTTTAGAGCTAAGTGAATTGAATTTCATTTGGGTACTTAGGTTTCCATTAGGTGAAGAAGATAACATTGAAAATGCTTTACCAAAAGGCTTTCTTGatagagttgaaggaaaaggtGTCATTGTGGAAAAATGGGCACCTCAAGCAAGAATTCTTGAGCACCCAAGTGTTGGGGGATTCTTATGTCATTGTGGATGGAATTCTATACTAGAGAGTTTACATTTTGGAGTTCCTCTTATAACCATGCCTATGCATTTTGATCAACATACTCATTCAAGAATGACGGTCGAGTTGGGGACAGCTATGGAGGTTGTGAGAGATGATCAAAATGGGAAACTGAATAAAGAAGAGACAGCAAAAGTGATAAGAAATGTGGTGATGGAGAAGAATGGTGGTGAAAATGTGAAGGCAAAGGTGAAAGAATTGAGGAAAAAGATaagagagaaaggagaagaagagttTGATCAAGTTGTTAACAAGTTGTTGCACCTTTCTACCAAGAATAAGCAGTGA
- the LOC125874848 gene encoding E3 ubiquitin-protein ligase MIEL1-like, which produces MEGCCNERLDFGKMGYGCKHYRRRCKIRAPCCNEVFDCRHCHNEAMSMLRKIFDRHELVRQDVTQVICSVCDTEQPVAHVCTNCGVNMGEYFCEVCKFYDDDIDKGQFHCDDCGICRVGGRENFFHCNKCDSCYSVSLRNNHSCVEDSMRHHCPICYEFLFDSLKDTTVMKCGHTMHTECYHEMIKRDKYCCPICSRSTLDMTKAWKRMDEEIEETIMPEDLRYKKVWILCNDCNDTTEVYFHIIGQKCRHCQSYNTRMIAPPVLPQ; this is translated from the exons ATGGAAGGTTGTTGCAATGAACGCCTTGATTTTGGCAAAATGGGTTATGG ATGCAAGCACTATAGGAGAAGATGCAAGATTAGAGCCCCTTGCTGCAATGAGGTCTTTGACTGCAGACATTGTCACAATGAAGCCATG AGCATGTTGCGTAAGATTTTTGATAGGCATGAACTAGTTCGACAAGATGTCACACAG GTCATCTGCTCAGTTTGTGATACCGAACAGCCA GTTGCTCACGTTTGTACGAATTGTGGTGTCAATATGGGAGAATACTTTTGTGAAGTCTGCAAATTCTATGATGATGAT ATAGACAAAGGGCAGTTTCATTGTGATGATTGTGGAATCTGCAG AGTTGGTGGTCGCGAGAACTTCTTTCATTGCAACAAGTGTG ACTCTTGTTATTCAGTTAGTCTGCGTAATAACCACTCGTGCGTGGAGGACTCCATGCGGCATCATTGTCCCATTTGTTATGAG TTTCTATTTGATTCTCTGAAAGACACAACTGTAATGAAATGTGGACACACAATGCATACAGAATGCTACCATGAGATGATAAAGCGTGACAA ATACTGCTGTCCGATATGTTCTAGATCAACTCTAGACATGACCAAAGCTTGGAAAAGAATGGATGAGGAG ATTGAAGAGACAATCATGCCTGAGGATCTTAGATATAAGAAG GTTTGGATTCTTTGTAATGACTGTAATGACACAACTGAAGTATACTTCCACATAATCGGGCAGAAGTGCAGACACTGTCAATCATACAACACCCGTATGATTGCACCTCCCGTTCTTCCTCAATAG